A genomic window from Exiguobacterium acetylicum DSM 20416 includes:
- a CDS encoding MarR family winged helix-turn-helix transcriptional regulator yields MTQPNPNLKALTVMVRAVDALHEVIKKDVAQWGLNPTDFSVLELLFHRGRQPIQLIGKKVLITSSSITYVIDKLEKKNYVVRKACPEDRRVTFAELTPEGQQLMETIFPEHEQAINQVFQGIAPSDLEAFIETAKTIGYQAKKQ; encoded by the coding sequence ATGACACAACCGAATCCGAACTTGAAAGCATTGACGGTCATGGTGCGCGCAGTCGATGCGTTACATGAAGTCATCAAGAAAGACGTTGCGCAATGGGGATTGAACCCGACGGATTTTTCAGTCCTTGAGTTGCTGTTTCACAGGGGCAGGCAACCCATTCAATTGATCGGGAAAAAAGTCTTGATCACGAGCAGTAGCATCACATACGTCATCGATAAGCTCGAAAAGAAGAATTACGTTGTCCGCAAAGCATGTCCAGAGGATCGGCGTGTGACATTTGCGGAACTGACACCTGAAGGGCAACAATTGATGGAAACGATTTTTCCGGAGCACGAGCAAGCGATCAATCAAGTATTTCAAGGAATAGCCCCGTCAGATCTCGAAGCATTCATCGAGACAGCCAAAACGATCGGCTATCAAGCAAAAAAACAATAA
- a CDS encoding Type 1 glutamine amidotransferase-like domain-containing protein gives MNLMLIGGGQLIAPSHQFIHQHVFQLTKHAPHIVFLPTASRDESPYQHQFRDTYEALGATVSIVTLFDDEQSKTTQRRLIERADILYVGGGNYPLLVQTLAAKGMDVLLKQAVERGTWYVGVSAGAIYAMEYGIRTMENGTDYCLDTGQGWLSGCLCPHLNQEKRAARFQEYLSQMNHAIGLPDNTAYIQSDTDHYLLGKGYVLGSK, from the coding sequence ATGAACCTCATGCTAATCGGAGGCGGTCAATTGATTGCACCGTCGCACCAATTCATTCATCAACATGTTTTTCAACTGACGAAACACGCGCCACACATCGTCTTCCTACCGACGGCAAGTCGGGATGAATCGCCATACCAACACCAATTTCGTGATACATATGAAGCACTTGGCGCGACCGTCTCAATCGTCACACTGTTTGACGACGAACAATCCAAGACGACGCAACGACGATTAATAGAACGTGCCGACATTCTTTATGTCGGTGGTGGCAATTATCCGTTACTCGTTCAGACGCTTGCTGCAAAAGGTATGGATGTATTGCTCAAGCAAGCCGTCGAGCGCGGAACATGGTACGTCGGTGTCAGTGCTGGGGCGATCTATGCGATGGAATACGGCATTCGCACGATGGAAAACGGAACAGACTATTGCCTGGATACAGGGCAAGGCTGGCTGAGTGGTTGTCTCTGTCCGCACTTGAACCAGGAAAAACGGGCAGCCCGTTTTCAGGAATACCTGTCTCAAATGAATCACGCCATCGGATTACCTGACAATACAGCGTATATTCAATCTGATACAGATCACTATCTATTAGGAAAAGGATACGTGCTTGGCTCTAAATGA
- a CDS encoding Lrp/AsnC family transcriptional regulator yields MDQIDQQIVRILQDDARIPWSELGRQIGLSAPAVIERVRKMEDTGIIEGFRAVINPEALAQGLLAIVMFEETRCAGLIEFCKGHPEVVECHRLTGSYNFMVKLQTASVATLERFLDDASVYGKPSTWIRLSTPVPFAGYTI; encoded by the coding sequence ATGGACCAAATTGATCAACAGATTGTCCGGATTCTGCAAGACGATGCCCGGATTCCATGGTCGGAACTCGGACGTCAGATCGGATTATCGGCACCTGCCGTCATCGAACGGGTCCGAAAAATGGAGGATACGGGAATCATCGAAGGGTTCCGTGCTGTCATTAATCCAGAAGCACTCGCGCAAGGGTTACTCGCGATCGTCATGTTCGAAGAGACACGCTGTGCAGGCTTGATTGAATTTTGTAAAGGACATCCAGAAGTCGTCGAGTGTCACCGCCTGACCGGCAGCTATAACTTCATGGTCAAGTTGCAAACCGCGTCCGTTGCAACACTGGAACGTTTTCTTGATGACGCATCAGTTTACGGCAAACCGTCGACATGGATTCGACTGTCGACGCCAGTGCCGTTCGCAGGGTATACAATATGA